One segment of Alligator mississippiensis isolate rAllMis1 chromosome 13, rAllMis1, whole genome shotgun sequence DNA contains the following:
- the JPT2 gene encoding jupiter microtubule associated homolog 2, producing the protein MFQGPETDPAKPSSRVLKPPGGGSTNLFGSPEDTTSSSRSHKMSSNIFGAAEGPQNLPKKTNPPGGKESGIFEEPSPLQARQRTNPPGGKTSDIFGSPVPANVVRAHPNKPKDSIVLKEEKAPQELKVAENNKLQVEDRVEKKEQPKEPEPKIDNHEPRLGPRPRSHNKVLNPPGGKSSIAFY; encoded by the exons GGTACTGAAACCCCCAGGAGGAGGCTCCACTAATCTTTTTGGGAGTCCGGAAGACACCACTTCTTCCAGCAGATCACACAAGATGTCATCTAACATCTTCGGAGCAGCTGAAGGACCTCAGAACCTTCCAAAGAAAACAAACCCTCCAG GGGGGAAAGAGAGTGGTATCTTTGAGGAGCCTAGCCCTCTTCAAGCTCGTCAGCGCACAAATCCACCTGGTGGGAAGAcaagtgatatctttgggtctccAGTGCCTGCCAACGTTGTTCGAGCACACCCAAACAAGCCCAAG GATAGTATCGTCTTAAAAGAAGAGAAGGCACCACAGGAACTAAAAG TTGCAGAAAACAACAAACTGCAAGTGGAAGACAGAGTTGAGAAAAAGGAGCAACCCAAGGAGCCAGAACCTAAAATTGATAATCATGAACCCAGACTAGGGCCAAGGCCACGATCACACAACAAAGTCCTCAACCCCCCTGGTGGCAAATCCAGCATTGCATTTTATTAG
- the LOC102571787 gene encoding major facilitator superfamily domain-containing protein 1 isoform X1, whose protein sequence is MAVAAEQAYYRFVVLFFNCLLTFGSYFCFDIPSVLQEQFQGNLTCPNGTQHNGTGHNGTLDCVEGLGMTPAQYNLLYAIYAWTNALVVVVAGFLIDKLGNHFGVFVFSLLTVLGSSIFALGSHFKGTPYLLPMMLTGRLLFGSGNGSLTIVQNRITAFWFKGKELALAFGLTLSFSRLGSVLNFFFTQQFESHFGIQWTLWGGTLLCVLGFISAITVSMLDKVGMKQLGLDGVIQQESKKVRVQDVRRLPLRYWLLVLTIMFFYNGVFPFVADASKFIQDKYSGYSQQAAAYIAGAVYDSSLVLSAAVGILIDYVGLRGVFAVGCAVLTLPVFALLAFTFVPPLVSTIWLGITYSFAAASMWPSIPLVVPQATLGTAMGLATSVQMIGIGLSNLVVGHILGTKSSELKIPLWRWQQMMIFMLANTIACIVTSVSLNVVDRKQGGTLNRTTKRSPVEHEDRQPADAAPLLSDEPGNDGSVN, encoded by the exons ATGGCGGTGGCGGCCGAGCAAG CTTACTACAGGTTCGTAGTGCTTTTCTTCAACTGCCTCTTGACCTTTGGCTCTTATTTCTGCTTTGATATTCCCAGTGTCCTGCAAGAGCAATTCCAAGGG AACCTAACTTGCCCCAATGGAACCCAACATAATGGCACTGGACATAATGGTACGTTGGACTGTGTGGAAGGCCTGGGGATGACACCTGCACAGTACAACTTGCTGTATGCAATCTATGCCTGGAC TAATGCACTGGTGGTGGTTGTGGCTGGATTCCTGATTGACAAACTGGGAAATCACT TTGGCGTCTTTGTCTTCTCTCTTCTAactgtcctgggatcctccaTCTTTGCTCTGGGCTCTCACTTCAAGGGAACACCCTATCTTTTGCCAATGATGCTGACAGGACGACTACTGTTTGGATCTGGGAATGGGTCACTTACCA TTGTGCAGAATCGCATCACGGCCTTCTGGTTTAAGGGGAAGGAACTGGCCTTGGCATTTGGATTGACCCTGTCTTTCTCTCGGCTGGGGAGTGTACTCAACTTCTTCTTCACCCAGCAGTTTGAGAGCCACTTTGGTATCCAGTGGACACTCTGGGGAG GTACTTTGCTGTGTGTGCTTGGATTTATTTCGGCCATCACAGTCAGCATGCTGGACAAAGTGGGAATGAAGCAGCTTGGATTGGATGGGGTTATCCAGCAAGAGTCCAAAAAAGTG CGGGTTCAGGATGTCCGTCGACTGCCACTTCGCTACTGGCTTCTGGTTCTCACCATCATGTTCTTTTACAATGGGGTCTTCCCATTTGTGGCGGATGCCAG caaGTTTATCCAGGATAAGTATTCTGGCTACAGTCAGCAGGCAGCCGCTTACATTGCTGGAGCAGTATATGACAGTTCTCTTGTTCTCTCTGCAGCAGTTGGCATATTAATT GACTATGTTGGATTGAGAGGTGTGTTTGCAgttggctgtgctgtgctgacTTTGCCAGTCTTTGCTCTCCTGGCATTCACATTTGTTCCTCCACTTGTCTCTACCATATGGCTGGGGATCACTTACTCCTTTGCTGCT GCTAGTATGTGGCCATCCATACCCCTTGTGGTACCCCAGGCCACTCTAGGAACAGCTATGGGGCTTGCGACCTCTGTGCAGATGATTGGAATTGGCCTCTCAAACTTGGTTGTTGGACACATTCTGGGAACAAAGTCCAG TGAACTTAAGATCCCACTGTGGCGCTGGCAGCAGATGATGATTTTTATGCTGGCAAACACCATTGCATGTATTGTTACCTCTGTTAGCCTTAATGTGGTGGACAGGAAGCAG GGGGGCACATTGAACAGAACAACAAAACGATCGCCTGTGGAACATGAGGACCGGCAACCTGCAGATGCAGCGCCATTGCTCAGCGATGAACCAGGAAATGACGGGTCTGTCAACTAG
- the LOC102571787 gene encoding major facilitator superfamily domain-containing protein 1 isoform X3 gives MCPVTHMWPGWRHDSVSAYYRFVVLFFNCLLTFGSYFCFDIPSVLQEQFQGNLTCPNGTQHNGTGHNGTLDCVEGLGMTPAQYNLLYAIYAWTNALVVVVAGFLIDKLGNHFGVFVFSLLTVLGSSIFALGSHFKGTPYLLPMMLTGRLLFGSGNGSLTIVQNRITAFWFKGKELALAFGLTLSFSRLGSVLNFFFTQQFESHFGIQWTLWGGTLLCVLGFISAITVSMLDKVGMKQLGLDGVIQQESKKVRVQDVRRLPLRYWLLVLTIMFFYNGVFPFVADASKFIQDKYSGYSQQAAAYIAGAVYDSSLVLSAAVGILIDYVGLRGVFAVGCAVLTLPVFALLAFTFVPPLVSTIWLGITYSFAAASMWPSIPLVVPQATLGTAMGLATSVQMIGIGLSNLVVGHILGTKSSELKIPLWRWQQMMIFMLANTIACIVTSVSLNVVDRKQGGTLNRTTKRSPVEHEDRQPADAAPLLSDEPGNDGSVN, from the exons ATGTGTCCTGTCACACACATGTGGCCTGGCTGGAGACATGACTCTGTGAGTG CTTACTACAGGTTCGTAGTGCTTTTCTTCAACTGCCTCTTGACCTTTGGCTCTTATTTCTGCTTTGATATTCCCAGTGTCCTGCAAGAGCAATTCCAAGGG AACCTAACTTGCCCCAATGGAACCCAACATAATGGCACTGGACATAATGGTACGTTGGACTGTGTGGAAGGCCTGGGGATGACACCTGCACAGTACAACTTGCTGTATGCAATCTATGCCTGGAC TAATGCACTGGTGGTGGTTGTGGCTGGATTCCTGATTGACAAACTGGGAAATCACT TTGGCGTCTTTGTCTTCTCTCTTCTAactgtcctgggatcctccaTCTTTGCTCTGGGCTCTCACTTCAAGGGAACACCCTATCTTTTGCCAATGATGCTGACAGGACGACTACTGTTTGGATCTGGGAATGGGTCACTTACCA TTGTGCAGAATCGCATCACGGCCTTCTGGTTTAAGGGGAAGGAACTGGCCTTGGCATTTGGATTGACCCTGTCTTTCTCTCGGCTGGGGAGTGTACTCAACTTCTTCTTCACCCAGCAGTTTGAGAGCCACTTTGGTATCCAGTGGACACTCTGGGGAG GTACTTTGCTGTGTGTGCTTGGATTTATTTCGGCCATCACAGTCAGCATGCTGGACAAAGTGGGAATGAAGCAGCTTGGATTGGATGGGGTTATCCAGCAAGAGTCCAAAAAAGTG CGGGTTCAGGATGTCCGTCGACTGCCACTTCGCTACTGGCTTCTGGTTCTCACCATCATGTTCTTTTACAATGGGGTCTTCCCATTTGTGGCGGATGCCAG caaGTTTATCCAGGATAAGTATTCTGGCTACAGTCAGCAGGCAGCCGCTTACATTGCTGGAGCAGTATATGACAGTTCTCTTGTTCTCTCTGCAGCAGTTGGCATATTAATT GACTATGTTGGATTGAGAGGTGTGTTTGCAgttggctgtgctgtgctgacTTTGCCAGTCTTTGCTCTCCTGGCATTCACATTTGTTCCTCCACTTGTCTCTACCATATGGCTGGGGATCACTTACTCCTTTGCTGCT GCTAGTATGTGGCCATCCATACCCCTTGTGGTACCCCAGGCCACTCTAGGAACAGCTATGGGGCTTGCGACCTCTGTGCAGATGATTGGAATTGGCCTCTCAAACTTGGTTGTTGGACACATTCTGGGAACAAAGTCCAG TGAACTTAAGATCCCACTGTGGCGCTGGCAGCAGATGATGATTTTTATGCTGGCAAACACCATTGCATGTATTGTTACCTCTGTTAGCCTTAATGTGGTGGACAGGAAGCAG GGGGGCACATTGAACAGAACAACAAAACGATCGCCTGTGGAACATGAGGACCGGCAACCTGCAGATGCAGCGCCATTGCTCAGCGATGAACCAGGAAATGACGGGTCTGTCAACTAG
- the LOC102571787 gene encoding major facilitator superfamily domain-containing protein 1 isoform X2, with protein MQVLHILLLSISRTYKMCIPRLLKASYYRFVVLFFNCLLTFGSYFCFDIPSVLQEQFQGNLTCPNGTQHNGTGHNGTLDCVEGLGMTPAQYNLLYAIYAWTNALVVVVAGFLIDKLGNHFGVFVFSLLTVLGSSIFALGSHFKGTPYLLPMMLTGRLLFGSGNGSLTIVQNRITAFWFKGKELALAFGLTLSFSRLGSVLNFFFTQQFESHFGIQWTLWGGTLLCVLGFISAITVSMLDKVGMKQLGLDGVIQQESKKVRVQDVRRLPLRYWLLVLTIMFFYNGVFPFVADASKFIQDKYSGYSQQAAAYIAGAVYDSSLVLSAAVGILIDYVGLRGVFAVGCAVLTLPVFALLAFTFVPPLVSTIWLGITYSFAAASMWPSIPLVVPQATLGTAMGLATSVQMIGIGLSNLVVGHILGTKSSELKIPLWRWQQMMIFMLANTIACIVTSVSLNVVDRKQGGTLNRTTKRSPVEHEDRQPADAAPLLSDEPGNDGSVN; from the exons ATGCAGGTGCTCCATATCCTGCTTTTAAGCATCAGTAGAACTTACAAGATGTGTATTCCCAGACTGCTTAAAGCCT CTTACTACAGGTTCGTAGTGCTTTTCTTCAACTGCCTCTTGACCTTTGGCTCTTATTTCTGCTTTGATATTCCCAGTGTCCTGCAAGAGCAATTCCAAGGG AACCTAACTTGCCCCAATGGAACCCAACATAATGGCACTGGACATAATGGTACGTTGGACTGTGTGGAAGGCCTGGGGATGACACCTGCACAGTACAACTTGCTGTATGCAATCTATGCCTGGAC TAATGCACTGGTGGTGGTTGTGGCTGGATTCCTGATTGACAAACTGGGAAATCACT TTGGCGTCTTTGTCTTCTCTCTTCTAactgtcctgggatcctccaTCTTTGCTCTGGGCTCTCACTTCAAGGGAACACCCTATCTTTTGCCAATGATGCTGACAGGACGACTACTGTTTGGATCTGGGAATGGGTCACTTACCA TTGTGCAGAATCGCATCACGGCCTTCTGGTTTAAGGGGAAGGAACTGGCCTTGGCATTTGGATTGACCCTGTCTTTCTCTCGGCTGGGGAGTGTACTCAACTTCTTCTTCACCCAGCAGTTTGAGAGCCACTTTGGTATCCAGTGGACACTCTGGGGAG GTACTTTGCTGTGTGTGCTTGGATTTATTTCGGCCATCACAGTCAGCATGCTGGACAAAGTGGGAATGAAGCAGCTTGGATTGGATGGGGTTATCCAGCAAGAGTCCAAAAAAGTG CGGGTTCAGGATGTCCGTCGACTGCCACTTCGCTACTGGCTTCTGGTTCTCACCATCATGTTCTTTTACAATGGGGTCTTCCCATTTGTGGCGGATGCCAG caaGTTTATCCAGGATAAGTATTCTGGCTACAGTCAGCAGGCAGCCGCTTACATTGCTGGAGCAGTATATGACAGTTCTCTTGTTCTCTCTGCAGCAGTTGGCATATTAATT GACTATGTTGGATTGAGAGGTGTGTTTGCAgttggctgtgctgtgctgacTTTGCCAGTCTTTGCTCTCCTGGCATTCACATTTGTTCCTCCACTTGTCTCTACCATATGGCTGGGGATCACTTACTCCTTTGCTGCT GCTAGTATGTGGCCATCCATACCCCTTGTGGTACCCCAGGCCACTCTAGGAACAGCTATGGGGCTTGCGACCTCTGTGCAGATGATTGGAATTGGCCTCTCAAACTTGGTTGTTGGACACATTCTGGGAACAAAGTCCAG TGAACTTAAGATCCCACTGTGGCGCTGGCAGCAGATGATGATTTTTATGCTGGCAAACACCATTGCATGTATTGTTACCTCTGTTAGCCTTAATGTGGTGGACAGGAAGCAG GGGGGCACATTGAACAGAACAACAAAACGATCGCCTGTGGAACATGAGGACCGGCAACCTGCAGATGCAGCGCCATTGCTCAGCGATGAACCAGGAAATGACGGGTCTGTCAACTAG
- the LOC102571787 gene encoding major facilitator superfamily domain-containing protein 1 isoform X4, with protein MTPAQYNLLYAIYAWTNALVVVVAGFLIDKLGNHFGVFVFSLLTVLGSSIFALGSHFKGTPYLLPMMLTGRLLFGSGNGSLTIVQNRITAFWFKGKELALAFGLTLSFSRLGSVLNFFFTQQFESHFGIQWTLWGGTLLCVLGFISAITVSMLDKVGMKQLGLDGVIQQESKKVRVQDVRRLPLRYWLLVLTIMFFYNGVFPFVADASKFIQDKYSGYSQQAAAYIAGAVYDSSLVLSAAVGILIDYVGLRGVFAVGCAVLTLPVFALLAFTFVPPLVSTIWLGITYSFAAASMWPSIPLVVPQATLGTAMGLATSVQMIGIGLSNLVVGHILGTKSSELKIPLWRWQQMMIFMLANTIACIVTSVSLNVVDRKQGGTLNRTTKRSPVEHEDRQPADAAPLLSDEPGNDGSVN; from the exons ATGACACCTGCACAGTACAACTTGCTGTATGCAATCTATGCCTGGAC TAATGCACTGGTGGTGGTTGTGGCTGGATTCCTGATTGACAAACTGGGAAATCACT TTGGCGTCTTTGTCTTCTCTCTTCTAactgtcctgggatcctccaTCTTTGCTCTGGGCTCTCACTTCAAGGGAACACCCTATCTTTTGCCAATGATGCTGACAGGACGACTACTGTTTGGATCTGGGAATGGGTCACTTACCA TTGTGCAGAATCGCATCACGGCCTTCTGGTTTAAGGGGAAGGAACTGGCCTTGGCATTTGGATTGACCCTGTCTTTCTCTCGGCTGGGGAGTGTACTCAACTTCTTCTTCACCCAGCAGTTTGAGAGCCACTTTGGTATCCAGTGGACACTCTGGGGAG GTACTTTGCTGTGTGTGCTTGGATTTATTTCGGCCATCACAGTCAGCATGCTGGACAAAGTGGGAATGAAGCAGCTTGGATTGGATGGGGTTATCCAGCAAGAGTCCAAAAAAGTG CGGGTTCAGGATGTCCGTCGACTGCCACTTCGCTACTGGCTTCTGGTTCTCACCATCATGTTCTTTTACAATGGGGTCTTCCCATTTGTGGCGGATGCCAG caaGTTTATCCAGGATAAGTATTCTGGCTACAGTCAGCAGGCAGCCGCTTACATTGCTGGAGCAGTATATGACAGTTCTCTTGTTCTCTCTGCAGCAGTTGGCATATTAATT GACTATGTTGGATTGAGAGGTGTGTTTGCAgttggctgtgctgtgctgacTTTGCCAGTCTTTGCTCTCCTGGCATTCACATTTGTTCCTCCACTTGTCTCTACCATATGGCTGGGGATCACTTACTCCTTTGCTGCT GCTAGTATGTGGCCATCCATACCCCTTGTGGTACCCCAGGCCACTCTAGGAACAGCTATGGGGCTTGCGACCTCTGTGCAGATGATTGGAATTGGCCTCTCAAACTTGGTTGTTGGACACATTCTGGGAACAAAGTCCAG TGAACTTAAGATCCCACTGTGGCGCTGGCAGCAGATGATGATTTTTATGCTGGCAAACACCATTGCATGTATTGTTACCTCTGTTAGCCTTAATGTGGTGGACAGGAAGCAG GGGGGCACATTGAACAGAACAACAAAACGATCGCCTGTGGAACATGAGGACCGGCAACCTGCAGATGCAGCGCCATTGCTCAGCGATGAACCAGGAAATGACGGGTCTGTCAACTAG